The DNA window GTTCGCCAAGTTCAGAACGGTAGCGCTGCCGCAGAAGCTGGTATCGATGTAGAAGACGTGATCCTCGAAATAGACGGGACTAAGATCAAGAACGCAAATGATGTGGTTTCTAAGATCAGAGCTTCCAAAGTGGGGCAACGTGTTTCGATTGTTGTATTTAGAAAAGGCCAGATATTAAAAATTTCGGTTAAGCTGGCGGAGTGATTAAATCTTTTGGCAGGACATACCTTAAATCCGGAGGATAAATTCGACGATGAGATATCTCTTCGTCCCTCCTTATTCTCCGAGTTTATAGGACAAAAAGAGATCCTGTCCAATCTAGGCGTCTTTGTAGGAGCCGCCAAAAAAAGAGGCCAGGCCCTGGATCATGTACTTCTATCTGGGCCCCCTGGTCTTGGCAAGACCACACTTGCTGGTATTATTTCTCAAGAACTTGGCACTCGGATCGTAGTAACTTCTGCACCTGTTTTGACCCGAGGCGCAGACCTTGCAAAATTACTCACCGATCTAGAAGAGAGAGATATATTATTTATAGATGAAATACATTCCCTAGGCCGCAAGGTAGAAGAGATCTTATACCCTGCGATGGAAAATTTCATGATCGATCTTCTCGTGGGAGAAGGGATCACAGCTCAAACCATCCAGATCAAATTAAAACCATTCACTTTGATAGGAGCCACTACTCGTAGTGGACTTATCTCTGATCCACTCAAGAGCAGATTTGGGATCCATTTCCGTTTGGAATATTACGACGACGCAGAAATGAAAGATATTGTCCTCCGTTCCTCCAAGATCCTGGGTTATGAGATAGACGAGAACGCTGCCTTCGAGATAGGCAGAAGATCCAGAAAAACCCCAAGGATCGCGAACCATCTTCTCAAAAGAGTAAGAGACTTTGCAGAGGTAAAAGGCGAAAAAATGATCCGGATCCCCTCCTGCGAAGAGGCATTTTCCCGTCTGGGAATAGACGAATTGGGCCTGGATAGAATGGACCGCCAGATCTTGGAATGTATGATCGATCGATACAAGGGCGGACCCGTGGGCTTAAAACCGATCGCGGCAGTAATTGGAGAGGAAGAAAGGACCCTGGAAGACCATTACGAATCCTATATGGTAAGAGTTGGCTTGATCAATAGAACCTCTTCCGGCAGAGTAGCCACGGAGAAGGCTTATAAGTTGTTGGACAGAGTCCCTCCGGCTTTCGACAAAAGAATAGAAGAAGATGCGGCTCCCGGCCTTTTTTAAAAGCGAAATAGATAATTCAGGAGATTTAGGAGAAGACGATCGTCGCCTTCTATTCGCCGCGTTTTTCGTATTTGCATTCGCCTCTTTCTTAGTAGCTCACTTATTTACACGTAATATTCTATTTAAGATCTTGGGAGAAGACCCAATCGTTCAGGTAAAAGAAAGAGCAGAAAGAGAAAAAATTTACGAAGTATTATTAGAGCAGGAGTTCGTTGATAAAAGGATCAAAGACGAATACAAAGCACTATCTAATGTAGAGTCCGCGGGTTCAGGTGGTATCACCAAGGAGAAAGGATTTCATACACTTTCTCCTTTTCGTGAATTTGTGATGGGGAATATTTTCAGAAATCCTTCCAAGGCAAGTCCTCAAAATTCTCAAAAGAAAACAGAAGAAGAAAAAGTTTACGAAGTCGCTATCCTAAAACAGGATCCTGTAGAATTTACAAATCCGAATGAACAAACTCCGGAGCAAACCCCAGCCACCGGAAGAATGACCAAGATCCCATTCAATTATCGTTTCCAACAAGATATGTTATTTCGTTGGGATGGAAGTTCTTCGATGAGTGTTCCTACTAAAAAGTTAGTAGGTTACGAATATTTTAAAAGAATGCTCCGCCAAATTGAACAAAGTTTTTCTCCTCCAGGCGGAGGAAACTATGGTTATCGCGATGGGGCAGGGCGTGTTATCAGGCAAGCGATAGAACCCGGAGAAGTAAAAGTCCAATTTATGTTAAACGACTCAGGCCAAGTTGTAGATACAAAACTGATATCTTCTCAAGGACAAGCACTTGTAGACCAATCCTGTGTGGATGCACTTAAAGGACAAAATTTCGGAAAAGTCCCTGAAGATGTAAAAGCACAAGGAATGATCTACGGAATTACTTTTATCTTCCCTCGTTTTTACTGAAGATATAAAGTTTTTTGCATTTCACTATTCGATACTTCAAAAATCAAACCGGGCTTAATTTCAGATTTAATTCTTTTCTTAAAGTTTCGAATTTTTCGTTCGGAGAAATTCCTTTTGAATCCACTGAAAGGTCTGGATGAATTGAATTTACAAAGTACATATCCACTTCTCCTTTTCCTTTTGCTTGGACTTTTCCTCTATGCTCGCACACGAAAAAATCTTTTACTAACTCATAAGTAGGGCCTGAAATATTTAAATGTCCTGGTTTACCTGAGGATTCCATTCTACTAGCAAGGTTGACTGCATCTCCCCAAACATCATAAGCGAATTTATTAGAGCCTATCACTCCAGAAGTCACAGGTCCTGTATGAATTCCCACTCTTAATTCCCAGAACGGAAGTCCTATTGCTGATTTGGACTCTGCGATCTTATTCATAAATCTTAGGAATTCTAATCCTGCGAGACAATTGTCCACAGGGTGTGTGGAGTTTGTATTAGGAATTCCTCCGGCACACATATAAGAGTCACCAATTGTTTTAAGTTTTTCCAAACCTAAACGGGAAACGATTGAATCGAATTCAGAAAAACAATTATGTAGATCTTCTACTAGATCTTTTGGAACCATCTCTGCTGCAATTTTAGTAAATCCAACAAAGTCAGTAAATAGTATGCTCGCAGATTCATAATATACAGGAGTTACAGATCCTTTGGATTTTAATTCTTCTGCTACAGGTTTAGGAAGAATATTCAATAATAGTAAATCTGTTTTGTCTCTTTCTTCTGCCAGTTCTTTTGTTCTTTCTACTACCTTTTTCTCCAGGTTGACTGATAATTCCTCGCTGGTATTAAATGCAGTTGCGATCCTTCTGCCTAGCAAAGCTGCATCAGCAAAAGTCAATAGGAATAGACCCGCAGGAGTAAGATATCCTGGTCCTATATGGAATTGGTAAAAAATAAAGTCATTTAGTACAGCAGCAAAGAAAATACCTAAGCCGAGTAACATCAATTTTGCGCCTTGTAAACCTTTGAATATTGCTATGGTCAACATGATCATACCGTATATTCCGCCCAATACGATCAATGCCTGGTAATAAGGGAGTGTATAACTGAAAAGTGCAGGAGGAAGAACTATAATCGATAAACACGGAGGGAGTGACAACGTTAAAATAACGATCATGGATGTTTTTCTGAACTGCGCAGGATACAAAGTCCTCATAAACATAGCCATAAAAGGCACGCCTAAATAAAAGGAGAGATATTCTACACGTATAAAAATATTCCAAGGAACATTTCTATACGCTTCTCCTATAAATCTTTCTCCGCTGGTAAGTACTCTGGAAGTGATCGCAAGACAGGTAAGAGAGAACCAAAGGATCTCCATTTCTTTTTTACGAAATAGGAAAAGGCCCATATGGTATAAGCCCATGATGAGTAAAGATCCTGCCAAAAACGCATTAGCCATCCTGTTCCGATCTCTTGCCGCAAAAATTACAGAAGAATCTCCGAGTAAGATCGGCATCTGGAAACCGCCGTTCCTATGATAGTGATTCGAAATATACATCACTAGATCCACTTGTTTGGCATGAGGAACGGAACTTGTTTGAGCAAGATACTCAGGCTTTTCTTCTTCGGGAGAAGGTCCTGGATGCCCATTATAAGCGACTAACTTACCATTCCAGTATAATGAATATGCGGAACCTTGGCCATCGTCTATTCGTATCGCAAGATCGGGAGTATGTTCAGGAAGATATAATCTTAGGTGATAGGTCATGTATCCTATCGGAGGTAAAGGTTCTTCTTTTAAAAGATGACCATTCCATACACCAGGAACAGAGATGAAACCGCTTGGATCTGAAACAAGATCGTCTTGGAAATTTTTAGGAGGAATGAGTTCCTTCCAATAATATCTCCAGTCTCCGTTTAATTCAACTGTTCCATCTTTTTCAAAATCCCAGTTGCTTAGATCTAATGTACCATTTTCTGCCTTGGGCCTTTCTTTACCTTTTGCTTGGGCGCAAGCGGAAAAGGATAGAAAACAAATAAGAATTCCTAAAATGAAAAAACGAGTTGGACGACCTGAATCACTCATATGTGTAGGAATCAATAAGGGAGAAAAAACCTGTTCCAGCGAGCATTTTTTGTGATCTGGTCGGTTCTTCTGAAATTATTTCATAGAAGAATTTTCACATCGCTCATTCGAGTAGTATCTCAAAATTTCAGGCTTACATTCTTCTAAAATTCAAGTGGAATGAGGATTCAGGGGAATTTCGAATAAAAAACTGGACACTAACGACTGGTCATATTATAATTTTAGAAGTATGCAACTTTCCGCTGCCGAATTCAAAACCAAATGCCTGAGCTTAATGGACAGAGTCCATGAAACCCAAGAGGAAGTGATCATCACCAAACATGGAAAACCTGTAGCAAAGTTAGTAACTATCAAGGATAGCACTGCTGCCCGCCTATTCGGTTATCTAAAAGGACGGATCCAAGAGAACGAAGATATCGTTCCAAGCCTCGGTTTACGTTGGGATGTAGATTCTAAATAGATGATCGTTCTGGATACTCATGCCTGGATCTGGCTGATGGAAGGAGATCCTAAAATGGAAAAAGAACCCATTCTTAGGAAATTATATAAGCATATCCCCCATAGAGGACTATACGTTTCCGAAATATCCGGTTGGGAAGTTGGAATGCTTGCAGCCAAAAAAAGGATACAGATCTCAGGGACCTTAAACCGATGGTTGCAAGATGCGTATGCAGCCCCGGGAATTCAGCCTTATCATCTAACTCCTGAAGTAATTGTAGAAAGTGTGAATTTGCCTGACTCCTTTCACGGAGACCCGGCGGATCGGATCATTGTTGCAACTGCGAGAGTTTTGAATGCGGAACTCGTCACGAAAGATAAGGAAATTATTAAATACGGTAAAAAGGGAAATCTAAAGGTGATTTCCATATAGTCACCACGTGCTTAAGAACGAAGCTACTAATATTAAAACAGTTCTTTAATCGCTTTCCAAAGTTTGGCGTATTCTTTCTTTCTCTCGTCTTTATCTTTTAGTTTTAATAATGTTTTTTGAAATCCGTTAGTACCTGTGATCTTGACTCGGTTTTCGTTTAGAACCTCTACTTCATAAAAGACTTCGTCTACTTTATATGAAAAATTTAAGATACTTGTGGATTTCATAGGATATTCCTTATCTTCTAAGATCGCCTTAGAATTTCGGAAGTCCAGAAACACACATTGTGTATCTTTGAGCATAGGTTCACAAAATTTTCCTGCGGGAGGAGGGACTGGTTTTATTCCACATCCTAAAAAAGCTAAAAGTATAAGTGAGAAAGAATATTTCATTTTCTTAATCCTCTACAGGCAATTTTGTTTTTAGCGCCTGGTTTTTAGAAAGTATCTCTCTTGCGAGATTTAAAACTTCTTCCTTTCTATCGCCTGAGCTCGGATAATATTCTTCTAATAATACGATTGCTTTAGGAGAAAGGTTTTGGTAATAGAAGATCCTTGCTTCTAAAATTTTAGAACTTCCAGTTAAAAAGTCCTCATTTATGTTTTTGACCTTTCTTAAATAATTTAAAGAAGATACATATTGCCCTGCTCTAAATTCGGATAATGCGATTAAAAAGTCGGATTCTCTTGCAGAAAGTAGAAGGGAGCCCGAGATATCCTGTTGGGAGAGGATCTTTTTCAAGAACTCTGTATTTCCAGAAAGTGCGCTTCCCACCAAGCATGTCCAAGCATAGCCAGATTTTAGTTCAGGACTTAATTTTTCCGGTTCTATGGAGATCAAAAGTTTGTTCAACGCGGAACGACTTAATTTTTGTCGGATAGATTCTCCGAATGCGATCAGATAACGGTTATCTGTCGATTCTAAAAATTCAGGATCGATTGCCTGTGCTCTAAGTGCTTGTCTGTAAGAATCTTCCACAAGGGGAAGATAAGATGTATCTTGTTCTAAAAATTCTTGGAAACCAGTATATGCAATTTTAGAAAGAGTGACCGAGTCGAATCTAAAGCCTAATAGTAAGAATTCGTAATATCCCGAAAGTGCTGCATAATGGTAAGAGATACCTTCTTTGGGATTAGAAGTGACAAAATCTTTTGCAGTAGACTTAAATTCTTTGATCTCTCCTTCTTTTGGCTCACCTTTTACGATCCCTTCTTGGAGTAGTTTTCTCTCTTTCTCGAGAAGTAAACGTCTATCTCCTGCGAACAGGTTCTTGATATCTTGTCTGAAAAAAAACGCGATCCCCGCCAAACCTAGCAGGATCAAAAAGAACACTAACGGTTTGTAATTCGCTTTTTTTCTGTAACTTCTGTGGTTGGCTTGGTAGAGCATGTATAAAGTCAGATTCTAAAAAAAGCCTGGACCTTTCACTTATTTTTTGAGGTTGGAATTCCTACTCTAGCTTGACTCTCGGACCCCTGCTGGATTCCGTGTAAATATGCCTTATAATTATGATTTTGACGAGGATTACGAAACTGGGGGCGACGAGGATTACCTCGACGAGGACGCCGTAACTTTTGTATGTGAGGATTGTGATCATCGTTGGGAAGATGATGCTGACGGATCTTATGACGGCCCAGAAAATCATATCTGCTCCATGTGTGGCTCTTCAAGCGTAATCGAGCTTTAATCTTTTTGCGGTCCGGCTTTTTTTCTGAAGCATCAATTCGGGCCGCTTTCCTAATATTTACTGTTATTTTTTTATTTTCGAATTCTATTCATTCGGTTGATTTCGATCAAGTCTATGAATATTATAAAAAAGGAAACTACGATACTTTAGTAAAAGTTTCTAGATCGGGTCTTAGATCCGGCGAATTGGATTATAAGATCCTTTTATTATACGTTGCTTCTGAATCCAGTTTGGAAGAAATAGATAAGACTCTTTTGAGCATTTATTCCAGATCCAAGGAACAACCTTCTATTTTTTATAATTCTGTTTTTTTATTTTTAGAACGTGCATTGGTCTTGGAATCTTATGAATCAGGCACTCGTTGGGGAAAAATTTTCCTGAATAAGGGAGAGTCCTCTGTTCGATACTTCGAAGGTGTTTACACATACGCTTGTATATTGTATTCTTCTCAGGAATATGAGGCAGCGAGTTCTATTTTGGCAAAACTCAAATCGGTGCCCGCAGATTCTAAATTGGGAAAACGGATCCGGATCTTGGAAATGAATCTGGAAAAGAGAAAAGAGGAAAAATGAAACCTGGAAAAAAAACAAAGGGTTCAAAGGGTTTAAGGATCCAAACCGGAGAATTAAAAGGGAGATTGATCCCTTCTCCAGTTAGCCCTGAGGGTAAGAGTAATTTTACTCCTGCAATCATTAAAAAATCATTATTTGATATCATTGAATCTTTACAATTACAGGGCCGTTTGAATATAGAAGATTCCGCATTTGTGGATCTATTCGCAGGTTCTGGCCAAATGGGGATTGAATCCTTGAGTAGAGGTTTTGCAAGAGCTGTGTTTTTGGAACTTGCTTGGGATAGATTCGAGAACCTGAAAGGTGTTTTGGATAAATTAGGAAAGCCTCATTTAGTTTTACGTAAAGATGCTTTCAGATTCTATTCTGGATTCGATATTCCTGAAAAAACAAAAATATATTTTATGGATCCTCCTTATTCTTTCTGGGACAAGAAGACAGAAAAATTGAAAAACGTAGTAGAAGAGATCACCCAAAATGAACCTGGTGTGGCGGCGATTATCGTACAGTCTCCTCTTCCTTTGAACTGGGAAGGATTTACTCCTCGTTCTTTCGGAAGGAATACTTTGAATGTCAGAGTTCTGGCTTAAATTTAAAAACCTAATCCGATCAGAATTTAAATCTGGAAATCCTTGGATCCATTCCGGAGTTTTTGTATTTGTTCTGACTCTTCTTTGTCTGCTTACCAATACTTCCTTGCATGTCATGGGAGTGGATATCAGTGAATTTATTTCTCTTTTTTACGGACTGATTCCTTTATTGTTACGGGATTTAGGAGGGGTGTTTGCTTCTTCTTATGCGTTTTTCCTAGGTGCTGCAATTCTATTTTTAGGCCCTGATTTTTCTGCATGGAAGAAAGGAAACAAAATTGAGATATATAAAATTTATCTAATTCTATTCTCTGTTTTGTTTCTTCTGTTTTGTGGATCTGTTTCTGAATATCCGCAAGTCTACGGAGAATTTTTCTATTATAGACATTCTTGGATCGTCCGACTTTTATATTTTATTACAGATCATTTTTCTCCCTTCTTCTTTAAATCTGTTCTTTTTTTATTTTTAGCCGTTCAGGTCGCTCGAGCTGGATTCACCTTCTGGGAAGCTAAATCTTACGAATCCTTGATTAGATATGTTGTTTTTATAATATTATTTTATTCTTTTCATCTTTTAGGATCTGCTTGGGGAGTTTTAGTTGCTTCTGCATTTTATTCCTTCGATATCCAATTTACTCGATCTAAAAAAGATCTTACCTTTATTGCAATTATGCTCTTAGGTTTTGGGTTTTCTTTTTTTACAGGATCTCGTTTGGAAAGACAGCAGAGCGTTGTATCTAAAGAAGCCTTGGAACATTCTTCTAATACGAACGTGCTTATTATTTCTGCGGACAGTATTCGTCAGGATCAATTGGGATTTGTAAAAGGAGAGAAGGATAAAACTCCGAATATAGATCAGCTTGCTTCTGAATCACTTGTGTTTTTGGATCATCATTCTACTATTCCTAGGACATTTCCTTCTTGGGCGGATTTTCTGAGCGGGAAATATTCTTTTGAACATGGTATCCAAGACATGTTCCCGGATAAAGAAGATCGTTCTAAGTTGGGAAATTCTGTTCCGACACTTCCCGGTATTTTAGGAAAATCTCATAGAACATATGTGGTTTCTTCCTTTGCGGGAGATATTTTTCCTAGAGCGAGCTGGGGATTCCAAAATGTATATGCTCCAAATTTTAGTGCGGAGACTTTAACCCAACAAAGAACAATTGAGTCTCAGGTTTTCTTTCTTCCTGTTTTGACCGGAACTTTTTTTGGAGGAGGAGAATACCTCTCTTCTATCCGATCTCTTCCGAGTTTGGGAGATGATTTTCGCATTCTTCCAGATTTATTCTCTTTGTTTGATAAAAAGGATCGTCCCTTCTTTGCTCTTTATTTTTCTTCCGTAACTCATTTTCCATATAGCCCGCCATATCCTTTTTATAAGAATACTGATCCCAGCTATTATGGACCTTCTAAATATTTTCGTTTTGTAGATCCGAGTAATTCGGAGAAGCCTGATAAAAAAGAACAAGAACAAATTCGTTCTGTCTATTCTGCTTCATTAACTGCTTTTGATTTTTCGGTCGGGAAAATATTAGAAGAGCTGAAAAGAAGAGGATTATACGACGACACACTTATCATTCTCACCTCAGATCATGGAGAATCCTTATTTGAAGAGGATCATAGCCATGGTCACGGAGAACATTTGAGAGGGGAGGGAGTGACCAAAATCCCTCTTATCATCAAGTTTCCTAAGTCTTTTGAGAGAAAAGAAGTCCGCAATTTTAAAGGAATCACAACCTCTTTGGATGTGTTTCCTACAATTTTGTCTGTTGTAGGAACTCCTACAGATCCTAAACTTTCACTTAGGGGAAAAGATCTGACCAAACTTCCCAAGGGAGATACTTGGGCAGAGGATCGTTTTGTGTATTCTGAGACCGGGATTTGGTTTTCGGATAGAGGAGATCATTTTTTTCAGAAGGATAGGATCCATTATCCGAATATTCTCGAATTGCATACGATCGATCCGAATGACGGAAATAGTGTGACTGTTTCAGATCCCTATGCAAAAGAGACTGTTCTTTTCTCCAAGCATAGAATGCTTCAAACCAGGACTAAAAAACTGATCTATGTTCCGAGTCCTGGCGGCGTTTTATATACCTGCTACGATCGAATTTCTGATCCGTGGAATACAAAACCTCTCCCTGCTTCTTATTGTGGGGATTTACAACGTAAGTTGGAGCTCCTACTGATCAGTTCCGGGAAATGGAAGAAGGCAGGAGACTATTTTCTGCCGAAAACCGAACCTTGATTGAACTGTTTTTTCTTTCTTGTTCGGAAAGACTTGAAGTACAGGCCAGAATAAAAATCCTGGAAATAATATGCCCAAAAGGGAAGATCTCCGCTCCGTTCTGATCCTGGGATCCGGGCCGATCGTTATCGGCCAAGCCTGCGAATTCGACTATTCCGGCACCCAGGCCGCCAAAGCACTTCGAGAAAAAGGAATTCGAGTTATTCTTCTCAATTCCAATCCTGCTACTATTATGACTGATCCAGATCTTGCGGATGCCACTTATGTGGAACCCCTGACTGTCGCGGTCGTCCAAAAAATTTTGGAAAAAGAAAAGCCGAATGCGATCCTACCTACTGTAGGAGGTCAAACAGCATTAAACCTTGCATTGGCCTGCCATAACGCTGGATTATTAGAAAAATATAATGTAGAACTCATCGGCGCTAAAATAGACGCGATCAAAAAAGCAGAAGATAGAGAACTTTTCAAAAAAGCAATGGAGAAGATCGGGGTTAAAGTTCCTCGTTCCGGTCTCGTGACGAATCTGAAAGAAGCGGCCGAGGTCAAGGCTCAGATCGGACTTCCTCTCATCGTAAGACCTGCATTCACTCTGGGAGGAACCGGAGGAGGGATCGCTTACGACGAAGAAACCTTCGACGAAGTGGTCGGCAAAGGTCTCAAGGCTTCTCCAATTAGCCAAGTATTATTAGAGCAATCCGTTTTGGGTTGGAAAGAATTCGAGTTAGAGGTCATGAGAGACCTTGCTGATAACGTAGTGATCATTTGTTCTATTGAGAATATAGATCCTATGGGAGTTCATACTGGTGACTCGATCACAGTAGCTCCTCAACAAACACTTTCCGATAAGGAATATCAAAATTTAAGAGATATGTCCATCAGTATCATCCGAGAGATCGGAGTGGAAACTGGTGGGTCCAATATCCAATTCGCAGTAAATCCGGCAGACGGCGATGTGATCGTGATCGAGATGAACCCTCGTGTTTCTAGATCTTCCGCGCTTGCTTCCAAAGCTACAGGATTCCCGATCGCAAAGATCGCTGCGTTACTCTCTATTGGATACTCCTTGGATGAGATCAAAAACGATATTACAAGAGTTACTCCTGCTTCTTTCGAACCATCTATTGACTATGTGGTGACTAAGATCCCTAGGTTTGCTTTCGAGAAGTTCCCTGGAACAGATGATACTTTGGGAGTCCAGATGAAAGCCGTGGGAGAAGCCATGGCGATAGGCCGAACTTTCAAAGAAAGTTTCCAAAAAGCAATGCGCTCCCTGGAAATCGATAGATTCGGTTTTGGCTCAGATGGAAATTTTGCTGAGTTAGTTGAATTCCATACACTAACTACTCCTCAAAGAAAAGAAAGGATAGATTCGCTCTTACGCAGACCGAATGATAAAAGGATCTTCTATGTTAAAAAAGCATTAGAAGAAGGTTATAGTGTAGAACAGATCCATAATCTTTGCAAAATAGATCCTTGGTTCTTATATCAATTCGAAGATCTACAGAATTTAGAAAAAGAATTTATACAAAAAGGAAATTCTGTTTTAGGGAAACTGAAAAAAGCGGGATTCTCCAATAGACAGTTAGCTTTCCTTGCTAAAAAAGCAGAAATAGAAAAGATACTTTCTACTTCGCAAACTCCTGATAAGAAAAAAGCAGAAATAGGTTCTGTCCTCAAAAAAGAAGAAAAGAATCTGGAAGAAATATTAGAATCTTCTAAAATAGAACCAATCTATAAGAGGATCGATACCTGCGCCGGTGAGTTTGAGGCTTATACTCCTTATTTCTATTCTTCTTACGATGAAGAAGATGAAACAAACGTAACCTCTAATAAATCAGTAATCATTTTGGGTGGCGGACCTAACAGGATTGGGCAAGGGATCGAGTTCGATTATTGTTGCTGTCACGCTTCCTTTGCTTTGCAAGATCTGGGAGTGGAATCCATCATGGTGAATTCCAACCCGGAAACAGTTTCTACTGACTATGATACTTCTGACAGATTATACTTCGAACCTCTGACCTTAGAAGATGTAATACAGATCTATAAAAAAGAAAAGCCGGACGGAGTAATCATCCAGTTCGGTGGACAAACACCTCTTAAACTTGCAAAAGATCTAGAAAGTAGGGGAGTTCCAATTTTAGGAACAAGCCCTGATTCTATTGATAGAGCAGAAGATAGAAAACGTTTCGCAGAAGTATTAGAAAAACTGAAATTGATCTCTCCTAATAACGGAATTGCTACTTCTATGGAAGAAGCAAGAAAGATCGCAAACAATATCACTTATCCGGTTCTTGTTCGCCCAAGTTATGTATTGGGTGGAAGAGCGATGCTTATTATCAACGAAGAAAAAGAGTTGGATAAGTATATGGAGAAGGCTGAAGAAATTTCAGAAGACAGACCTCTTCTTATAGATTCCTTCTTAGAAGACGCAGTAGAAGTGGATGTAGACGCGCTTTGCGATGGCAAAGATGTATTCATTGCTGGGATCATGGAACATATCGAAGAAGCAGGGATCCATTCCGGAGATTCTGCATGTGTTCTTCCTCCTCAGTCCTTGTCCAAAAAAGTATTGGATGATATCAGAAGCGCAACAAGAGCACTCGCATTAGAATTGCAAGTCAAGGGTCTAATCAATATCCAATACGCAGTTAAGGAAGAAGTTGTATATGTGATCGAGGTAAACCCTCGAGCTTCCAGAACGGTTCCTTTCGTATCTAAAGCTCTTGGCCATCCTATTGTGAAATACGCTACTCGTATCATGATGGGAGAAACTTTAAAACAGCTCCCTCTTCCGAAAGAAATGGTATTCCCGACCATAAACGTGAAGGAAGCAGTATTACCTTTTAATAAATTTCCTGGAGTAGATACAATCCTTGGACCTGAAATGAGATCCACAGGGGAGGTGATGGGGATCGCCGACACTGCGGGAGAAGCATTCTTAAAGTCCCAGTATATGGCTGGAGAGGAACTTCCTTCTCAGGGAACTGTATTCGTTTCTGTAAACGATAAGGACAAAAAGGATCTTTTAAAATATATCAAAGATCTTTCCGATCT is part of the Leptospira saintgironsiae genome and encodes:
- a CDS encoding sulfatase family protein, whose protein sequence is MSEFWLKFKNLIRSEFKSGNPWIHSGVFVFVLTLLCLLTNTSLHVMGVDISEFISLFYGLIPLLLRDLGGVFASSYAFFLGAAILFLGPDFSAWKKGNKIEIYKIYLILFSVLFLLFCGSVSEYPQVYGEFFYYRHSWIVRLLYFITDHFSPFFFKSVLFLFLAVQVARAGFTFWEAKSYESLIRYVVFIILFYSFHLLGSAWGVLVASAFYSFDIQFTRSKKDLTFIAIMLLGFGFSFFTGSRLERQQSVVSKEALEHSSNTNVLIISADSIRQDQLGFVKGEKDKTPNIDQLASESLVFLDHHSTIPRTFPSWADFLSGKYSFEHGIQDMFPDKEDRSKLGNSVPTLPGILGKSHRTYVVSSFAGDIFPRASWGFQNVYAPNFSAETLTQQRTIESQVFFLPVLTGTFFGGGEYLSSIRSLPSLGDDFRILPDLFSLFDKKDRPFFALYFSSVTHFPYSPPYPFYKNTDPSYYGPSKYFRFVDPSNSEKPDKKEQEQIRSVYSASLTAFDFSVGKILEELKRRGLYDDTLIILTSDHGESLFEEDHSHGHGEHLRGEGVTKIPLIIKFPKSFERKEVRNFKGITTSLDVFPTILSVVGTPTDPKLSLRGKDLTKLPKGDTWAEDRFVYSETGIWFSDRGDHFFQKDRIHYPNILELHTIDPNDGNSVTVSDPYAKETVLFSKHRMLQTRTKKLIYVPSPGGVLYTCYDRISDPWNTKPLPASYCGDLQRKLELLLISSGKWKKAGDYFLPKTEP
- the carB gene encoding carbamoyl-phosphate synthase large subunit, whose translation is MPKREDLRSVLILGSGPIVIGQACEFDYSGTQAAKALREKGIRVILLNSNPATIMTDPDLADATYVEPLTVAVVQKILEKEKPNAILPTVGGQTALNLALACHNAGLLEKYNVELIGAKIDAIKKAEDRELFKKAMEKIGVKVPRSGLVTNLKEAAEVKAQIGLPLIVRPAFTLGGTGGGIAYDEETFDEVVGKGLKASPISQVLLEQSVLGWKEFELEVMRDLADNVVIICSIENIDPMGVHTGDSITVAPQQTLSDKEYQNLRDMSISIIREIGVETGGSNIQFAVNPADGDVIVIEMNPRVSRSSALASKATGFPIAKIAALLSIGYSLDEIKNDITRVTPASFEPSIDYVVTKIPRFAFEKFPGTDDTLGVQMKAVGEAMAIGRTFKESFQKAMRSLEIDRFGFGSDGNFAELVEFHTLTTPQRKERIDSLLRRPNDKRIFYVKKALEEGYSVEQIHNLCKIDPWFLYQFEDLQNLEKEFIQKGNSVLGKLKKAGFSNRQLAFLAKKAEIEKILSTSQTPDKKKAEIGSVLKKEEKNLEEILESSKIEPIYKRIDTCAGEFEAYTPYFYSSYDEEDETNVTSNKSVIILGGGPNRIGQGIEFDYCCCHASFALQDLGVESIMVNSNPETVSTDYDTSDRLYFEPLTLEDVIQIYKKEKPDGVIIQFGGQTPLKLAKDLESRGVPILGTSPDSIDRAEDRKRFAEVLEKLKLISPNNGIATSMEEARKIANNITYPVLVRPSYVLGGRAMLIINEEKELDKYMEKAEEISEDRPLLIDSFLEDAVEVDVDALCDGKDVFIAGIMEHIEEAGIHSGDSACVLPPQSLSKKVLDDIRSATRALALELQVKGLINIQYAVKEEVVYVIEVNPRASRTVPFVSKALGHPIVKYATRIMMGETLKQLPLPKEMVFPTINVKEAVLPFNKFPGVDTILGPEMRSTGEVMGIADTAGEAFLKSQYMAGEELPSQGTVFVSVNDKDKKDLLKYIKDLSDLGFILIATEGTHKFLSENGILSSKINKVYDNQFPTALDYIRENKIHLILNTPLSRVTRDDSFAIRQAAIRYKIPCLTTASAAKALIKGMVEMTDKGFTIRSLQEIHSSK